In Fundulus heteroclitus isolate FHET01 chromosome 18, MU-UCD_Fhet_4.1, whole genome shotgun sequence, a single genomic region encodes these proteins:
- the LOC105939721 gene encoding thymocyte nuclear protein 1 produces the protein MPPKKRARVSKRSPKSGKIDDSEGTSAADRKRKAAAPVAKAGEASESAGPPVFTHWLMKSEPESRFENGIDVKFGIEDLKALPDQTGCWDGVRNYQARNFMRQMKEGQRAFFYHSNCKEPGVAGIMKIVKEAYVDHTQFDKKDVHYDASSKPDSPKWSMVDVQFQRRMKRFLPLSELKKYHLQHRANGGPLKDVALFTRARLSVQPLTSEEFDFILSLEDKEPL, from the exons ATGCCTCCCAAGAAAAGAGCCCGAGTGAGTAAAAGATCTCCAAAATCAG GCAAAATCGATGACAGTGAGGGGACTTCTGCAGCCGACAGGAAGAGGAAAGCTGCAGCTCCTGTTGCGAAAGCTGGAGAGGCCTCTGAGTCTGCGGGACCTCCGGTGTTCACCCACTGGCTGATGAAGTCGGAGCCCGAGAGCCGCTTTGAAAACGGCATTGACGTGAAG TTCGGCATCGAGGACCTGAAGGCCCTGCCCGATCAGACCGGCTGCTGGGACGGCGTCCGCAACTATCAG GCGCGGAACTTCATGAGGCAGATGAAAGAGGGACAGCGGGCGTTCTTCTATCACAGCAACTGTAAGGAGCCCGGGGTCGCAGGGATCATGAAA ATTGTGAAGGAGGCCTATGTGGACCACACTCAGTTCGACAAGAAAGACGTCCACTACGACGCGAGCAGCAAGCCAGACAGCCCCAAGTGGAGCATG GTAGACGTCCAGTTTCAAAGAAGGATGAAGAGGTTTCTTCCTCTTTCGGAGCTGAAGAAGTACCACCTCCAGCACCGTGCCAACGGAGGACCTCTGAAGGACGTGGCTCTGTTCACCAGGGCCAGGCTCTCCGTTCAGCCCCTCACCTCAG aagAGTTTGACTTCATCTTGAGTCTGGAGGACAAGGAGCCGCTGTGA
- the LOC105939719 gene encoding vacuolar protein sorting-associated protein 26B-like — protein MSFFSFGQSAEIDVVLNDAETRKKVEHKTEDGKKDKYFLFYDGETVSGKVNVTLKNPGKRLEHHGIKIEFVGQIELYYDRGNHHEFVSLVKDLARPGEITQSQTFDFEFTHVEKPYESYTGQNVKLRYFLRATVIRRLNDISKEMDIVVHTLSTYPELNSSIKMEVGIEDCLHIEFEYNKSKYHLKDVIVGKIYFLLVRIKIKHMEIDIIKRETTGTGPSVYHENDTIAKYEIMDGAPVRGESIPIRLFLAGYDLTPTMRDINKKFSVRYYLNLVLIDEEERRYFKQQEITLWRKGDVVRKSMSHQAAIASQRFEGSAASESALEQAAKEESG, from the exons ATGAGTTTCTTTAGTTTTGGACAAAGCGCAGAAATCGATGTTGTCCTCAACGACGCCGAAACGAGGAAGAAGGTTGAACACAAGACCGAAGATGGGAAGAAAGACAAATACTTCCTTTTCTACGACGGCGAGACGGTCAGCGGGAAGGTGAACGTGACGCTGAAGAACCCCGGGAAGAGGCTGGAGCATCACGGCATCAAAATCGAGTTTGTCGGCCAAATAG agctgTATTACGACAGAGGAAACCATCATGAATTTGTTTCCTTGGTAAAGGATCTCGCAAGACCCGGTGAAATAACCCAGTCGCAGACCTTTGACTTTGAGTTCACGCACGTTGAGAAACCCTACGAGTCGTACACAGGCCAGAATGTCAAGCTACG GTACTTCCTGCGCGCCACGGTGATAAGAAGATTAAATGACATAAGTAAAGAGATGGACATCGTGGTCCACACACTGAGCACCTACCCTGAACTCAACTCCTCCATCAAGATGGAAGTTGGAATCGAGGATTGCCTTCATATTGAGTTTGAGTACAACAAATCCAA ATACCATCTGAAGGATGTGATTGTGGGAAAAATCTATTTCCTGCTGGTGAGGATTAAAATCAAGCACATGGAGATCGACATCATCAAACGCGAGACGACTGGCACCGGCCCGAGCGTCTACCACGAAAACGACACTATCGCAAAGTACGAGATCATGGACGGAGCGCCTGTTAGAG GGGAATCTATTCCTATCCGATTATTTCTGGCCGGTTACGATCTGACTCCGACCATGCGAGACATCAACAAGAAGTTCTCTGTGCGCTACTACCTGAATTTGGTATTGATAGACGAGGAGGAGAGACGCTACTTCAaacaacag GAAATCACACTGTGGAGGAAAGGAGACGTGGTGAGGAAAAGCATGTCCCACCAGGCCGCCATCGCCTCGCAGAGGTTCGAGGGTTCGGCCGCGTCGGAGAGCGCCCTGGAACAGGCCGCCAAGGAGGAGAGCGGGTAA
- the jam3a gene encoding junctional adhesion molecule 3B: MKRCKMAMTRLVACLVLCTSLGSIPSSLGVILRTTDKIVWANEFEPIELTCLIESISTNNPRIEWKKIKNGVPSYVYFQNKISGDLENRAQLREPANILIFNTSRADTAEYRCEVAAIEDQRDFDEILISLAVRVKPVVPRCSVPESVTVGTSTELRCLENEGFPAPQYRWFHNNEELPQDPKASQRFVNVSYIINPDTGSLKFRRVRKEDAGEYYCQAKNDAGNAQCPPKMMEVCDVDVLGIFLQSCGGLMAVVTLIFVIYLMKRLCCYKSVYNGNNYNTPAQAPAVDYADADEGHFRHKSSFII; encoded by the exons GCTCCATTCCATCATCACTTGGTGTAATCCTCCGAACCACAGACAAGATCGTTTGGGCAAATGAGTTTGAGC CCATTGAACTGACCTGTTTGATAGAGTCCATTTCGACAAACAACCCCAGGATAGAGTGGAAGAAGATCAAAAACGGTGTTCCCAGTTACGTGTACTTTCAGAACAAGATATCAG GGGACCTGGAGAACAGAGCTCAGCTCAGAGAGCCAGCCAACATTCTGATCTTCAACACTTCTCGAGCAGACACGGCAGAGTACCGCTGCGAAGTGGCCGCCATCGAAGATCAAAGGGACTTTGATGAGATACTTATTAGTCTCGCAGTTAGAG TGAAACCGGTTGTACCACGGTGCAGCGTACCGGAGTCTGTCACAGTGGGAACGTCCACAGAGCTGCGATGCCTAGAGAACGAGGGCTTTCCTGCTCCCCAGTACCGCTGGTTCCACAACAACGAGGAGCTTCCTCAAGATCCAAAAGCCAGCCAGAGATTCGTCAACGTCTCCTACATCATCAACCCCGACACTGGAAGCTTg AAATTCCGACGGGTGAGAAAAGAGGACGCAGGCGAGTACTACTGCCAGGCAAAGAATGACGCTGGAAACGCACAGTGTCCTCCAAAAATGATGGAAGTCT gtGATGTTGACGTCCTGGGAATTTTCCTCCAGTCTTGTGGTGGATTGATGGCAGTTGTCACTTtgatttttgtaatttatttaatgaaacGTTTGTGCTGTTACAAAAGCGTTTACAATGGAAACAA TTACAATACTCCAGCACAGGCTCCTGCTGTTGACTATGCTGATGCCGATGAG GGTCATTTCCGCCACAAGTCCTCGTTCATCATTTGA